The Eubacteriaceae bacterium Marseille-Q4139 genome has a window encoding:
- a CDS encoding diguanylate cyclase, giving the protein MTKNVCTNEIWELLNRFFCAYLRERNLEKALDCVSESVITVGTGVREIAFGKEGLLELLTREFKQQPAQMDYAMEEYCVKEHGDAAACAFAHMKIRMPEKDGIDVEMDTRLTASMIREDGRWKIAEMHLSTSTSIQGEEEFFPLKFSRNAKSSLSPQESRELINVLTGIIPGGIIGGYLEPGFPLYVVNDTMLKALEYTYEELAETYGERLIRMIHPEDREMVEKTIMDSVEKAGTYTIQYRLITKSGKILWVYDQGKKIITDEGRSAFISVMTDISNNMMMQSRLKKEAGLDPLTGILNRREAIHQIELSMIRGEEGILFFIDIDNFKKVNDTYGHRAGDEVLIRLAELLKENARSQDVVARMGGDEFLIYYIGLTDLKVVKRKASMIQEEFRARMCQRSPEIMASVSMGICRRGHGESFESMYQRADRYLYKAKLEGKGMFHISDQE; this is encoded by the coding sequence ATGACGAAAAACGTCTGTACCAATGAAATCTGGGAACTTCTAAACCGGTTTTTCTGTGCTTATCTGAGAGAGAGGAATTTGGAGAAAGCATTAGACTGTGTTTCGGAGTCTGTCATCACCGTGGGGACAGGGGTGAGGGAGATTGCCTTCGGGAAAGAAGGGCTTCTCGAGCTTCTGACACGGGAGTTTAAGCAGCAGCCGGCGCAGATGGATTATGCGATGGAAGAATACTGTGTGAAGGAGCACGGAGATGCTGCGGCATGTGCGTTCGCGCATATGAAGATCCGGATGCCTGAAAAAGACGGCATCGACGTGGAGATGGATACGCGGCTGACAGCCTCAATGATCCGGGAAGACGGCCGCTGGAAAATTGCGGAAATGCATCTCTCCACCTCCACGAGCATTCAGGGAGAAGAGGAGTTTTTCCCGTTAAAATTCAGCCGGAATGCGAAAAGCAGCCTGAGTCCTCAGGAAAGCCGCGAGCTGATCAATGTTCTGACGGGCATCATCCCCGGCGGGATCATAGGAGGGTACCTGGAACCTGGCTTTCCCCTCTATGTCGTCAACGATACCATGCTGAAGGCCCTGGAGTACACCTATGAGGAGCTGGCAGAAACGTACGGGGAAAGGCTGATCCGCATGATCCACCCGGAGGACCGGGAGATGGTGGAGAAGACGATCATGGACTCGGTGGAAAAGGCCGGGACATATACGATCCAGTACCGGCTCATCACAAAAAGCGGGAAAATCCTCTGGGTTTACGACCAGGGGAAGAAGATCATCACCGACGAGGGGCGGTCGGCATTCATCAGTGTCATGACAGATATCTCCAACAACATGATGATGCAGAGCAGGCTGAAGAAAGAGGCAGGGCTGGATCCGCTGACAGGAATTTTAAACCGAAGGGAAGCCATCCACCAGATCGAGCTGTCCATGATCCGCGGTGAAGAAGGAATCCTGTTTTTTATTGACATCGACAATTTTAAGAAGGTGAACGATACATACGGACACAGGGCCGGTGATGAGGTGCTCATCCGCCTGGCGGAGCTTTTAAAAGAGAATGCAAGGAGTCAGGACGTGGTGGCAAGAATGGGCGGCGACGAGTTCCTGATCTATTATATAGGGCTTACGGATCTGAAGGTTGTGAAACGGAAGGCATCTATGATCCAGGAGGAATTCAGGGCACGGATGTGCCAAAGATCCCCGGAAATTATGGCTTCCGTGAGTATGGGAATTTGCAGGCGCGGCCATGGGGAAAGCTTTGAGAGCATGTACCAGCGGGCCGACCGGTACCTTTATAAAGCAAAGCTGGAGGGAAAAGGCATGTTCCATATCAGCGATCAGGAATAA
- the queA gene encoding tRNA preQ1(34) S-adenosylmethionine ribosyltransferase-isomerase QueA has protein sequence MDVKDFYFELPEELIAQDPLEDRAASRLLVLDKTTGEMEHRHFRDILGYLKKGDCLVINDTKVIPARLIGQKVGTDAKIEVLLLKRKSDQVWETLVKPGKKMKVGAEVSFGDGLLKGTVIDVVEEGNRLIRFDYDGIFEEILDRLGQMPLPPYITHQLKDKNRYQTVYAKHDGSAAAPTAGLHFTKELLKQIEDMGVTIAHVTLHVGLGTFRPVKVDTLEEHHMHSEFYVVEESEAEKINAAKKNGGRVICVGTTSCRTLESAAGDDGILKAGSGWTDIFIYPGYRFKILDCLITNFHLPESTLVMLVSALAGREHILNAYAEAVKERYRFFSFGDAMFIK, from the coding sequence ATGGATGTAAAAGATTTTTACTTTGAGCTCCCGGAGGAGCTGATTGCACAGGATCCGCTGGAGGACAGGGCTGCCTCCCGGCTTCTCGTGCTGGATAAAACGACGGGGGAGATGGAGCACAGGCATTTCCGCGATATCCTTGGCTATCTGAAAAAGGGAGACTGCCTCGTCATCAACGATACAAAGGTGATACCGGCCCGGCTGATCGGCCAGAAAGTCGGAACAGACGCAAAAATTGAAGTGCTGCTTTTGAAGCGGAAGTCCGATCAGGTGTGGGAAACCCTTGTGAAGCCGGGGAAAAAGATGAAGGTGGGAGCGGAAGTGTCCTTCGGGGACGGCCTCTTAAAAGGGACGGTCATCGACGTGGTGGAAGAGGGGAACCGCCTGATCCGCTTCGATTACGATGGAATTTTTGAGGAAATCCTGGACAGGCTTGGCCAGATGCCGCTGCCGCCCTATATTACCCACCAGCTAAAGGATAAAAACCGCTACCAGACTGTTTATGCCAAACATGACGGCTCCGCAGCCGCACCGACGGCCGGCCTGCATTTCACAAAGGAGCTTTTAAAACAGATCGAAGACATGGGAGTCACCATCGCCCATGTCACGCTCCATGTGGGCCTCGGCACCTTCCGCCCCGTGAAGGTGGACACGCTGGAGGAACACCACATGCATTCGGAGTTTTATGTGGTGGAGGAGTCGGAAGCAGAAAAGATCAATGCGGCGAAGAAAAACGGCGGCCGCGTGATCTGCGTGGGGACGACAAGCTGCCGGACGCTGGAATCGGCGGCAGGGGACGATGGGATCTTAAAGGCGGGAAGCGGCTGGACGGATATTTTCATCTATCCCGGCTACCGTTTCAAGATCCTGGACTGCCTGATTACGAATTTCCATCTTCCGGAGTCCACGCTGGTGATGCTAGTGTCAGCGTTAGCCGGCCGCGAGCACATCCTGAATGCCTACGCGGAGGCAGTGAAGGAGCGGTACCGCTTCTTCAGCTTTGGGGATGCCATGTTCATAAAATAA
- a CDS encoding response regulator has protein sequence MSDSIIFGSGSRERNKVLIIDDTEMNRVLLKMIFEDEYQVVEAENGAEGLKKLREDEDSICMVLLDVVMPVMDGMKFLEQFMTNPVSEQIPVFLITAEADSNVIRRAYDMGVMDVISKPIMPYIVKRRVDSVVELYRGRARLDDKVQKQQEELLRQADEIIELNKGMIEALSTAIEFRSGESGEHVKRIHDITGFLLRETKLGDGLSEEEIIQIAMASIMHDIGKIAIPDAILNKPGRLTPEEFEIMKQHTVYGCQMLEKIPQLRKSAAYQYAYDIARHHHERWDGKGYPDGLKGDEISVWAQIVSLADVYDALVSKRVYKDAYGFDEAVQMIRDGKCGIFNPLLLDLFCEKEKEIRKIYQA, from the coding sequence ATGAGTGACAGCATAATTTTTGGCAGCGGCTCCAGGGAGAGAAACAAGGTACTGATCATCGACGATACGGAGATGAACCGGGTGCTTTTGAAAATGATTTTTGAGGACGAGTATCAGGTCGTGGAGGCGGAAAACGGCGCCGAAGGGCTTAAGAAGCTCAGGGAAGATGAGGACAGCATCTGCATGGTTCTTTTGGATGTTGTCATGCCGGTGATGGACGGGATGAAATTCCTGGAACAGTTTATGACGAATCCTGTTTCAGAACAAATTCCTGTGTTTTTAATTACGGCCGAGGCCGACAGCAACGTCATCCGGCGGGCATACGACATGGGCGTCATGGATGTCATCAGCAAGCCGATCATGCCGTATATTGTAAAGCGGCGGGTCGATTCCGTGGTCGAACTGTACCGCGGCCGGGCACGGCTGGACGACAAGGTACAGAAGCAGCAGGAAGAGCTTCTGCGCCAGGCAGACGAAATTATTGAGCTGAACAAAGGCATGATCGAGGCTCTGTCCACGGCCATTGAGTTCCGAAGCGGCGAGTCGGGAGAACATGTAAAGCGGATCCATGATATCACAGGTTTTCTGCTCCGTGAGACGAAGCTGGGAGACGGCTTGAGTGAGGAAGAAATTATCCAGATTGCAATGGCATCAATCATGCATGATATTGGAAAAATTGCAATTCCTGATGCAATTTTAAATAAACCGGGACGTCTGACGCCGGAGGAGTTTGAGATCATGAAGCAGCATACGGTTTACGGCTGTCAGATGCTGGAAAAAATCCCGCAGCTTCGGAAGAGCGCGGCGTACCAGTACGCCTACGACATTGCGCGCCACCATCATGAGCGGTGGGACGGAAAGGGATATCCGGACGGCTTAAAGGGAGACGAAATTTCTGTCTGGGCCCAGATTGTGTCCCTGGCTGATGTGTATGATGCACTGGTAAGCAAACGGGTTTATAAAGACGCATATGGCTTCGATGAGGCCGTACAGATGATCCGCGACGGGAAGTGCGGCATCTTTAACCCGCTGCTCCTTGACCTGTTCTGTGAAAAGGAAAAGGAAATCCGAAAGATTTATCAGGCCTAG
- a CDS encoding flavodoxin family protein yields the protein MKVLIINGSPRENGNTAIALKEMVKVFEAEGVETEIIRVGNQDIRGCIACGSCFKTGKCVFQDLVNETAPKFEACDGLVAASPVYYASANATLVAFLTRLFYSTHFDKTMKVGASVVCARRGGLSSTFDELNKFFTISGMPVASSQYWNSIHGRNPGEAAEDGEGLQTMRTLARNMTFLMKSIALGKEAYGLPEKEEPVRTHFIR from the coding sequence ATGAAGGTTTTGATTATCAACGGAAGTCCAAGAGAAAATGGGAATACCGCCATTGCCCTGAAAGAGATGGTGAAGGTGTTTGAGGCGGAAGGCGTGGAGACGGAGATCATACGGGTCGGGAACCAGGATATCCGCGGCTGCATCGCGTGCGGCTCTTGCTTTAAGACGGGGAAATGTGTGTTCCAGGATCTGGTAAATGAGACGGCGCCGAAATTTGAAGCCTGCGACGGCCTTGTGGCGGCAAGTCCTGTGTACTATGCGTCGGCTAATGCTACGCTGGTGGCGTTCCTCACCAGGCTGTTTTACAGCACGCATTTTGATAAGACCATGAAGGTCGGCGCCAGCGTTGTCTGTGCGAGACGCGGCGGCCTGTCCTCTACGTTTGATGAACTCAACAAATTCTTTACCATCAGCGGGATGCCGGTGGCCTCCAGCCAGTATTGGAACAGCATCCACGGCCGCAATCCCGGCGAGGCTGCGGAGGACGGCGAGGGACTTCAGACCATGCGGACGCTGGCGAGGAATATGACGTTTTTGATGAAGAGCATTGCCCTCGGAAAGGAAGCTTATGGACTGCCGGAGAAGGAGGAGCCGGTTCGGACGCATTTTATTCGGTAG